One Cryobacterium roopkundense genomic region harbors:
- a CDS encoding metal-dependent hydrolase family protein → MTVPSTVFRNAHVFDGERFLPEPADVVFAGAQIAAVGPSAGSAPEYAGATVIDCTGKTVLPGMIDLHIHATTSNPGSLQAFTEPFSLQFYESVRNLEATLRAGITSARDAGGADLGTKVAVDSGLVKGPRLRLAISIMSQTGGHADFWQPSGVDSPTMGSHPGRPSGIADGVEEVRKVTRRMLRAGADQIKICSTGGVLSPTDDPRHSQFTEAEIRVIVEEAEAQGKYVMAHAQGAAGIKNALRMGVRTIEHGIYLDDEAINLFLEKNAYLVPTLAAPQAVIRKGASGTSGLSPLVIEKAHKVVDIHRESIARAVAAGVRIAMGTDSGVGVHGENLQELALLADVGMNLEQVLASTTSVAGELITPLTSVGRLAPNYVADAVVLNGRLDSVEQLGSLRTMIDQVWKDGSNQFPV, encoded by the coding sequence ATGACTGTCCCCTCCACGGTTTTCCGCAACGCCCATGTCTTCGACGGCGAACGGTTTCTGCCGGAACCCGCCGACGTGGTCTTCGCCGGTGCGCAGATTGCCGCCGTCGGTCCGAGCGCCGGTTCCGCCCCTGAGTATGCGGGCGCCACGGTGATCGACTGCACAGGCAAAACAGTCCTGCCGGGAATGATCGACCTGCACATCCACGCGACGACCTCTAACCCGGGCTCGCTGCAGGCCTTCACCGAACCGTTCTCGCTGCAGTTCTACGAGTCCGTGCGCAACCTTGAGGCCACCCTGCGGGCCGGAATCACGTCGGCCCGCGACGCCGGAGGTGCCGACCTCGGTACCAAGGTGGCCGTCGACTCAGGCCTGGTGAAGGGCCCGCGCCTGCGCCTCGCCATCAGCATCATGTCGCAGACCGGAGGCCACGCAGACTTCTGGCAGCCCTCCGGCGTGGACTCACCCACCATGGGCTCTCACCCCGGCCGACCGAGCGGAATCGCCGACGGCGTTGAGGAGGTGCGCAAGGTGACCCGACGGATGCTGCGGGCCGGAGCCGACCAGATCAAGATCTGCTCGACCGGCGGCGTGCTCTCTCCGACCGATGATCCTCGCCACTCGCAGTTCACCGAGGCCGAGATTCGGGTGATCGTGGAGGAGGCGGAGGCGCAGGGCAAGTACGTGATGGCACACGCCCAGGGTGCGGCGGGAATCAAGAACGCCCTGCGGATGGGTGTTCGCACGATCGAGCACGGCATCTACCTCGACGACGAGGCGATCAACCTCTTCCTTGAGAAGAACGCCTATCTCGTTCCCACCCTCGCGGCTCCGCAGGCCGTGATTCGCAAGGGCGCATCTGGCACGAGCGGGCTCTCCCCGCTCGTGATCGAGAAGGCGCACAAGGTGGTCGACATTCACCGGGAGTCCATCGCGCGAGCAGTGGCCGCCGGGGTGCGCATCGCGATGGGAACCGACTCCGGCGTGGGAGTGCACGGCGAAAACCTACAGGAACTCGCGTTGCTGGCCGACGTGGGCATGAACCTCGAGCAGGTGCTCGCCTCAACGACATCGGTAGCCGGTGAACTCATCACGCCCCTCACCTCGGTCGGCCGGCTCGCGCCGAACTACGTCGCCGATGCTGTGGTGCTGAACGGAAGGCTCGACTCGGTCGAGCAGCTCGGCTCGCTCCGCACCATGATCGACCAGGTCTGGAAAGACGGCAGCAACCAGTTCCCAGTGTGA